In the Clostridium sporogenes genome, one interval contains:
- the pstA gene encoding phosphate ABC transporter permease PstA — MKKSLKDILLLLWYFLSTFLVVFIVFFIIAYVFKNGMHTINKDFLLDNPKGMPLGKEGGIFPAIVGSLLLMFISSITASILGIATAVYLTLYNKNKKIDSIMHIIIHSISGIPSIVLGLFGYSFLVFFLDLGVSLLAGAITLSIMIFPYIEVVTEKAIGEVDKNLIVSSYSLGIDKTYTFFKIILPQCVEEIVSGIMLSGGFAMGATAPIMLTSAVISASTPDSIMSPVMALSYHLYILISQGISIENAYGTAFVLMSILIILNFLSMVIVRRRRV, encoded by the coding sequence ATGAAAAAATCTTTAAAAGATATTTTATTATTGCTTTGGTACTTTTTAAGCACCTTTCTAGTAGTATTTATAGTTTTTTTTATAATAGCTTATGTGTTTAAAAATGGTATGCATACTATAAATAAAGATTTCTTATTAGATAATCCTAAGGGTATGCCCCTAGGAAAAGAAGGAGGAATATTTCCAGCTATAGTAGGAAGTTTATTGCTTATGTTTATAAGTTCTATAACTGCATCTATATTAGGTATAGCTACGGCGGTTTATCTTACTTTATATAATAAAAATAAAAAAATAGATAGCATAATGCATATAATAATACATTCTATATCTGGTATTCCATCTATAGTTTTAGGTCTATTTGGATATTCATTTTTGGTATTCTTTTTAGATTTAGGAGTATCTCTTTTAGCAGGAGCTATCACTTTATCCATAATGATTTTTCCATATATAGAAGTGGTTACAGAAAAGGCTATAGGGGAAGTAGATAAAAATTTAATAGTGTCATCGTATTCTTTGGGAATAGATAAGACTTATACCTTCTTTAAGATAATATTACCTCAGTGTGTAGAAGAAATAGTATCTGGAATAATGCTATCTGGAGGTTTTGCTATGGGAGCAACAGCACCTATTATGTTAACTTCTGCTGTAATTTCAGCATCAACACCAGATTCTATAATGTCACCAGTTATGGCGTTATCTTATCATCTTTATATATTAATAAGTCAGGGAATATCTATAGAAAATGCCTACGGAACAGCTTTTGTTTTAATGAGTATATTAATAATTTTAAACTTTTTGTCTATGGTAATTGTAAGAAGAAGGAGGGTATAG
- a CDS encoding APC family permease, which translates to MSKGNDVSGNNQNFERVLSKKDIMALAFGAMIGWGWVVLTGPWIQKAGSVGAILAFIIGGIVVLFVGLTYAELTSAMPKCGGDLVFSYRALGKKAAFICTWGMILGYISVVAFEAVAFPSVLENLFSFSYLKGYMYTIAGYDIYASWALIGSISAITITIVNYFGAKPAAFMQTVVTVMIACVGIALFTGSLFNGSVQNMSPAFVTGTSGKGILAVAIMTPFMYVGFDVIPQAAEEINVPFKKIGKILILSVIMAVIWYAMIIYSTSVALNSNEIASSNLVAADAMKKMFGNSVVASKILILAGIGGILTSWNSFFMGGSRAIYSMAEAGMLPKFLAKIHPKYKTPTNAVILIGLVSSIAPLFGEKMLVWLSNAGGFGILISYLIVSISFLVLRKKEPNMERPYKVKHPKFVGTMAVVLCIGMLLMFMPGLPSGLSWPYEWGIILTWFLLGGVFYLVASNKSANESKDNKYKEDYYGNKKVSV; encoded by the coding sequence ATGTCTAAGGGAAATGACGTCAGTGGTAATAATCAAAATTTTGAAAGGGTTTTATCGAAAAAGGATATTATGGCCTTAGCCTTTGGAGCTATGATTGGTTGGGGTTGGGTTGTATTAACAGGTCCATGGATACAGAAAGCAGGGAGCGTAGGTGCCATATTGGCCTTTATAATAGGTGGAATCGTGGTATTATTTGTAGGACTCACCTACGCAGAGCTTACATCAGCTATGCCAAAGTGTGGGGGAGATTTGGTATTTAGCTATAGAGCATTGGGTAAAAAAGCAGCATTTATATGTACTTGGGGTATGATTTTAGGATATATTTCCGTTGTAGCCTTTGAAGCAGTCGCATTTCCCTCAGTACTAGAAAATCTATTTTCTTTTTCTTATTTAAAAGGTTATATGTATACTATTGCAGGCTATGATATTTATGCTTCTTGGGCATTAATAGGTTCTATAAGTGCTATAACTATAACAATAGTAAATTACTTTGGAGCAAAGCCAGCAGCTTTTATGCAAACAGTAGTAACAGTTATGATTGCTTGTGTAGGAATTGCATTGTTTACAGGAAGCTTATTTAATGGAAGTGTACAAAATATGTCTCCTGCATTTGTTACAGGTACTTCAGGAAAGGGGATTTTAGCAGTAGCTATAATGACTCCTTTTATGTATGTAGGTTTTGACGTAATACCACAAGCAGCAGAAGAAATAAATGTACCTTTTAAGAAAATAGGAAAAATATTAATTTTGTCAGTAATTATGGCAGTAATTTGGTATGCTATGATAATTTATAGTACATCAGTTGCATTAAATTCTAATGAAATAGCTAGTTCAAATTTAGTAGCTGCAGATGCTATGAAAAAGATGTTCGGAAATAGTGTAGTAGCATCTAAAATATTAATATTAGCTGGTATAGGTGGAATTTTAACTAGTTGGAATTCTTTTTTTATGGGAGGAAGTAGAGCTATATACTCTATGGCAGAGGCTGGAATGTTACCAAAATTTTTAGCTAAAATACATCCTAAATATAAAACACCAACCAATGCAGTAATACTAATAGGATTAGTATCAAGCATTGCACCATTATTTGGAGAGAAGATGTTAGTATGGCTTAGTAATGCAGGTGGATTTGGTATATTAATATCCTATTTAATTGTATCTATATCCTTCTTAGTATTAAGAAAGAAAGAGCCTAATATGGAAAGACCTTATAAAGTAAAACATCCTAAATTTGTAGGTACTATGGCTGTAGTTTTATGTATAGGAATGCTTCTAATGTTTATGCCAGGTTTACCATCAGGACTTAGTTGGCCTTATGAATGGGGAATAATATTAACATGGTTCTTACTTGGTGGTGTATTCTATTTAGTTGCAAGTAATAAATCTGCAAATGAATCTAAGGATAATAAATATAAAGAAGATTATTATGGAAATAAAAAAGTCAGTGTATAG
- a CDS encoding SLAP domain-containing protein has translation MMHQKEINKDEALDIKLSLLEKDKEVMSNVQREILEEELDELVPIKEGDINVAGVYAYDLGDKYEVKAYLRNGINKEVNFEKIPFKIINSKGELLASQTFDLESMGNIPSCAARPWILYFDKENVFVDKIPVDDWKLVFDNSLKAVRNLDVDIENLPDGIDAESKKVYTDFLEDLPALKEGEVSFSKFSIGINEQGYLLVTIVIRNGCNKGINIENLPMTIRDEKGNFVVSEVFKLEDLKVSPMKAKVCNFAFPLQIKEKASIPLDSWKIEYNI, from the coding sequence ATGATGCATCAAAAAGAAATTAATAAAGATGAGGCGTTAGATATAAAGTTATCATTATTAGAAAAAGATAAAGAAGTAATGTCAAATGTGCAAAGAGAAATACTTGAAGAAGAGTTAGATGAGTTAGTGCCTATAAAAGAAGGAGACATTAATGTAGCAGGGGTATATGCTTATGATCTTGGGGATAAATATGAAGTTAAAGCTTATTTGAGAAATGGTATAAATAAAGAAGTAAATTTTGAAAAGATTCCTTTTAAAATAATAAATTCTAAAGGTGAACTTTTGGCATCTCAAACATTTGATTTAGAATCTATGGGAAATATTCCATCATGTGCTGCTAGACCATGGATTTTATATTTTGACAAAGAAAATGTCTTTGTAGATAAAATACCAGTAGATGATTGGAAACTAGTTTTCGACAATTCTTTAAAGGCTGTTAGAAATTTAGATGTAGATATTGAAAATTTACCAGATGGAATTGATGCTGAGAGTAAAAAAGTTTATACAGATTTTTTAGAGGACCTTCCAGCATTAAAAGAAGGAGAAGTAAGCTTTTCAAAATTTAGTATAGGTATAAATGAACAAGGATATTTATTGGTTACTATAGTTATTAGAAATGGATGCAACAAAGGAATAAATATAGAAAACTTACCTATGACCATTAGAGATGAAAAGGGAAACTTTGTTGTTTCAGAAGTATTTAAATTAGAAGATTTAAAAGTTAGCCCAATGAAAGCTAAAGTATGCAATTTTGCTTTTCCACTACAAATTAAAGAAAAAGCATCAATACCTCTAGATTCATGGAAGATAGAATATAATATTTAA
- a CDS encoding phosphate ABC transporter ATP-binding protein, with protein MNVLKTNNLNVYLDKNHILRNLNLSIEKNKVTAIIGPSGCGKSTLLKTLNGIIKEEANFKIEGDIYFNEDNTESIPLENLRRKIGCVFQNPAPFPFSIYKNLNYVLKYYGIRDKSEVKKIIEEKLKLVGLYHEVQDNLNMSALKLSGGQQQRMCIARALIPEPEILLMDEPCSALDIKNTAIIEKLLLELKKKYTILIVTHNLAQAKRVSDNTVFMLNGEVIESGETDKVFNNPTNEETKDYISGIYG; from the coding sequence ATGAATGTATTAAAGACAAATAATTTAAATGTATATTTGGATAAAAACCACATATTAAGAAATTTGAATTTAAGTATAGAAAAAAATAAAGTAACAGCTATAATAGGTCCTTCTGGTTGTGGCAAGTCTACATTACTAAAGACTTTAAATGGGATAATAAAAGAAGAAGCAAATTTTAAAATAGAAGGAGATATTTACTTTAATGAGGATAATACAGAGAGCATTCCTTTAGAAAATTTAAGAAGAAAAATTGGCTGTGTATTTCAAAACCCAGCACCCTTTCCTTTTTCTATATATAAAAATCTTAATTATGTTTTAAAATATTATGGAATAAGAGATAAGTCTGAAGTAAAAAAGATAATAGAAGAAAAGCTAAAACTAGTTGGGCTATATCATGAAGTACAGGATAATTTAAATATGTCTGCTTTAAAGCTATCTGGAGGACAACAGCAAAGGATGTGTATAGCAAGAGCCCTAATTCCAGAACCAGAAATACTTTTAATGGACGAGCCTTGTTCAGCTTTAGATATAAAAAATACGGCTATAATAGAAAAGCTTTTATTAGAGTTAAAGAAAAAATATACTATATTGATAGTTACCCATAATTTAGCACAGGCTAAAAGAGTTTCAGATAATACTGTTTTTATGTTAAATGGAGAAGTAATAGAAAGTGGAGAAACAGATAAAGTGTTTAATAATCCTACAAATGAGGAAACAAAGGATTATATAAGTGGAATTTATGGTTAA
- a CDS encoding single-stranded DNA-binding protein yields MNRVMLIGRLTKDAELKYIEDRDVSLLRFVIAVNRYYNKENSKTDYIPIVVWGRHAEAIHDYMNKGKLISVVGRIQTRNYEDKSGNKRYGIEIVSNEIKFLDPKKIDKVVNN; encoded by the coding sequence ATGAATAGAGTTATGCTTATAGGCAGATTAACTAAAGATGCAGAACTTAAGTATATAGAGGATAGAGATGTTTCTTTATTAAGATTTGTAATAGCTGTAAATAGATATTACAACAAAGAAAATTCTAAAACTGATTACATACCTATTGTGGTTTGGGGAAGGCATGCTGAAGCTATACATGATTATATGAATAAGGGAAAATTGATTAGCGTTGTAGGAAGAATACAGACTAGGAATTATGAGGATAAAAGTGGTAATAAAAGATATGGAATAGAGATAGTATCAAATGAAATAAAATTTTTAGATCCTAAAAAAATAGATAAAGTCGTTAATAATTAG
- the pstC gene encoding phosphate ABC transporter permease subunit PstC: MYKFLDKLFYYIIKFFTLLSIVILSLILIFILKESLDIFKHVSFIDFITKSIWEPLGDSPNLSILSFIVSTVYVTFLAVILALPIAIGTSIFLANIASKRLRNILKPIIDMLSGIPSVIYGFIGLSVVVKFFERKLHLSSGECILSAAIILAIMILPFIISNCTDTMIKVYDKYFIYSKSLGISKWYMMNNLIIPASKKAILASVILAVGRGMGETMAVMMVIGNSPLMPKLLGKGETIPSLIALEMGSAQVGSMHYSGLFASGLILMIMLLIINSIFYMIKKNIQQ, translated from the coding sequence TTGTATAAGTTTTTAGATAAACTTTTTTATTATATAATAAAATTTTTTACACTTCTATCTATAGTTATTTTGTCTTTAATTCTTATCTTCATATTAAAAGAAAGTCTAGATATATTTAAACATGTGTCTTTTATAGATTTTATAACTAAAAGTATATGGGAACCTTTGGGGGACTCCCCTAACTTATCTATATTAAGTTTTATAGTATCAACTGTGTATGTAACTTTTTTAGCAGTAATATTAGCTTTGCCTATAGCAATAGGTACTTCTATATTTTTAGCTAACATAGCCTCAAAAAGATTAAGAAATATTTTAAAGCCTATAATAGACATGTTATCAGGTATTCCATCTGTAATATATGGTTTTATTGGTCTTTCTGTAGTTGTAAAATTCTTTGAAAGGAAGTTACATCTTTCATCTGGAGAATGTATTTTAAGTGCAGCTATAATTTTAGCTATTATGATCCTTCCTTTTATAATATCTAATTGTACAGATACTATGATAAAAGTTTATGATAAATATTTTATTTATTCAAAATCTCTAGGAATATCCAAATGGTACATGATGAATAATTTAATAATTCCTGCATCTAAAAAAGCTATATTAGCCTCTGTAATTTTAGCAGTAGGAAGAGGTATGGGAGAGACTATGGCTGTTATGATGGTTATAGGTAATAGTCCATTAATGCCAAAGTTATTAGGTAAAGGGGAAACTATACCATCATTAATAGCTTTAGAAATGGGTTCGGCTCAAGTAGGCAGTATGCACTATAGTGGACTTTTTGCATCAGGTCTTATACTTATGATAATGCTTCTTATTATAAACTCTATATTTTACATGATAAAGAAAAATATACAACAATAA
- a CDS encoding acyltransferase, which translates to MKEVIKIKNKRIVAMDLLRALSTIAVILIHVTGIILYNTSNKGLTYNISLILNQLSRFSVPAFIFLSGFGLALSYKKESKYLYYLIHRLKKIIPDYLVWCIIYIFLIENPNLSYSDKIHNIFDGTLYYHFYFVPIIIILYLIFPIFYKFFKTKFALFITFFLNMGIYILLRYPNIPKNVSEKLTRESTINWIFYFVLGVYLCTNYNKIHIFIKKHKNKLLILLLITTYILLKDTYSCLEINSNLDYGTTFIRPSVMLFSTFFILYIMSFNFNNLSFKKILYMISKHSYTIYLSHPLLLYWLKKYYIENKYIIGSYKFFIISFSICFIVGLLISILINNLKKLL; encoded by the coding sequence TTGAAGGAGGTAATAAAAATAAAAAACAAAAGAATTGTAGCTATGGATTTGTTAAGAGCATTATCTACAATAGCAGTTATATTGATTCATGTAACAGGCATTATATTATATAATACCAGTAATAAAGGCTTAACTTATAACATTTCTCTTATTTTGAATCAATTATCAAGATTTTCAGTACCTGCTTTTATATTTTTATCTGGGTTTGGCCTAGCCTTAAGCTATAAAAAAGAAAGTAAATATCTATATTACCTAATCCATAGACTAAAAAAAATAATACCAGATTATTTAGTTTGGTGCATTATATATATTTTTTTAATAGAAAATCCAAACTTAAGTTATAGTGATAAAATACATAATATCTTTGATGGAACACTTTACTATCATTTTTATTTTGTTCCTATAATAATTATATTATATTTAATATTTCCTATATTTTATAAATTTTTTAAAACTAAATTCGCACTATTTATTACCTTTTTTCTCAATATGGGAATATATATATTGCTTAGGTATCCTAATATACCTAAAAACGTTAGTGAAAAACTGACTAGAGAAAGTACAATTAATTGGATATTCTATTTTGTACTAGGAGTTTATCTTTGTACTAATTATAATAAAATACATATTTTTATAAAAAAACATAAAAATAAACTATTAATTTTACTATTAATAACTACATATATATTATTAAAAGATACATATTCATGTTTAGAAATAAATAGCAATTTAGATTATGGGACAACCTTTATAAGACCATCTGTTATGTTGTTTAGTACATTTTTCATATTATACATAATGAGTTTTAATTTTAATAATTTAAGTTTTAAAAAAATATTATATATGATATCAAAACATTCCTATACAATATATTTATCCCATCCATTACTGCTTTATTGGCTAAAAAAATATTATATTGAAAATAAATATATAATAGGAAGTTACAAATTCTTTATAATTAGTTTTTCTATTTGTTTTATTGTAGGTCTTTTAATATCAATATTAATAAATAATTTAAAAAAATTATTATAA
- a CDS encoding YhcN/YlaJ family sporulation lipoprotein yields MIKNNKKALLFTTALLSLSLFLGTGCTNKNAQQNPPANNTDTAKEKVQESKGQVNETSQNLTNRAQKIADEVTKIDGIDKARVAISEKRALVGVTIPNNAEGKLTDDLKKKVEDTVKNTDKEIDTVAVSADADIYERISKIGDGIKDGRGIEEFGNEFKELFNRIIPQ; encoded by the coding sequence ATGATAAAAAATAACAAAAAAGCATTATTATTTACTACTGCTTTATTGAGCTTATCTTTATTTTTAGGCACAGGTTGTACAAATAAGAATGCTCAACAAAACCCACCTGCAAACAATACTGATACTGCAAAAGAAAAAGTACAAGAAAGTAAGGGTCAAGTAAATGAAACATCACAAAATTTAACAAATAGAGCTCAAAAAATAGCTGACGAAGTTACTAAAATAGATGGTATAGATAAAGCTAGAGTAGCTATATCTGAAAAAAGAGCTTTAGTTGGTGTTACTATACCTAATAATGCAGAGGGAAAATTAACAGACGATCTTAAGAAAAAAGTAGAAGACACAGTAAAAAACACAGATAAAGAAATAGACACTGTAGCAGTATCTGCTGATGCAGACATATATGAAAGAATAAGCAAAATTGGTGATGGAATTAAAGATGGCAGAGGAATCGAAGAATTTGGAAATGAATTTAAAGAACTATTTAATAGAATAATTCCACAATAA
- a CDS encoding M48 family metallopeptidase, translated as MKDIILMGEKHQYNLKTKKRKTISIRIGEEFIIEVTAPLETNEYTIERVLKKEERWIIKKIKKLKEVENFNGYYYLGKLYCLEVKEVKSLYFKLEIDNDKFIIYINSGILQEKREEIIKDNLEKFYKEKAIKVLEERTEYYSSILGVKPKNITIKNQKTLWGSCSSKGNVNYNYKIVMAPLKVLDYIVVHELCHLIHMNHSKNFWSLVESIIPDCKERRKWLKENGYKLTIQ; from the coding sequence ATGAAAGATATAATTTTAATGGGAGAAAAACACCAATATAATTTAAAAACTAAAAAAAGAAAAACTATTTCTATAAGAATTGGTGAAGAATTTATTATAGAAGTTACAGCACCTTTGGAAACTAATGAATATACAATAGAGCGTGTTCTAAAAAAAGAGGAAAGATGGATTATAAAAAAAATAAAAAAACTTAAAGAAGTAGAAAACTTTAATGGATATTATTATTTAGGTAAATTATATTGTTTAGAAGTTAAAGAGGTAAAGTCTTTATATTTTAAATTAGAAATAGATAATGATAAATTTATTATTTATATAAATTCTGGAATCTTGCAAGAGAAAAGGGAGGAAATAATAAAAGATAATTTAGAAAAGTTTTATAAAGAAAAGGCTATAAAAGTATTAGAAGAAAGAACGGAGTATTATTCTAGCATATTAGGAGTTAAGCCTAAAAATATAACAATAAAAAATCAGAAAACTTTGTGGGGAAGTTGTTCTTCTAAAGGAAATGTAAATTACAATTATAAGATAGTTATGGCTCCTTTAAAAGTTTTGGATTATATAGTAGTTCATGAACTTTGTCATTTAATACATATGAATCATTCTAAGAATTTTTGGAGTTTAGTCGAAAGTATAATACCTGATTGTAAGGAAAGAAGAAAGTGGCTTAAAGAAAATGGATATAAACTTACAATTCAATAG
- a CDS encoding DUF5050 domain-containing protein produces MKKARRILYLIIFIFSLNVSNVLAADNIKKYPAPDVEKRSYSTTVKYNQNIYDAILNGLTNLQDKVDTSAYSKNANEVFNVLEKVLDDHPEIFYFNYEKCSFWSNGILELGYRGNKETINTMKQELNNKVQSIIDNVITQNMSELEKEMAIHDYIVLNTKYDEESSEAHISSELIFTSYGCLVNKLAVCDGYAKAMQLILNKVGVHTIRVTGESNGIGHAWNIVRINGKNYQVDATWDDPVPDSGYLRYNYFNMTDADMAKDHKWVKSDFPACNDNSFKYLHRANYVVKDLDYIYYSNEEDDYNLYRMKIDGSNNEMLTEDRAVNLVYYNDYIYFSNYSDNGTLYKVKNDGTGLEQILDNHVENLHLSDGYLTYYNEDLSKDDKMKLEQITYEVENKEKFNEIFSSYKNWGEAKEVPRNKSWNIKFNRAVNTESLKDNVYVMDSSFNKVEDINVNVNNGGKNITITKKDLYKRGGLYYLVISKPIKDVKGKEIKEPVVMKFKVY; encoded by the coding sequence ATGAAAAAAGCAAGACGAATTTTATACTTAATTATATTTATATTTTCTCTAAATGTTAGTAATGTTTTAGCAGCAGATAATATAAAGAAATATCCAGCACCAGATGTAGAAAAGCGTTCTTATTCTACAACGGTAAAATATAATCAAAATATTTATGATGCTATATTAAATGGACTTACAAATTTACAGGATAAGGTAGATACTTCTGCTTACTCCAAAAATGCAAATGAAGTTTTTAATGTTTTGGAAAAAGTTTTAGATGATCATCCAGAAATATTTTATTTTAATTATGAAAAATGTTCTTTTTGGAGTAACGGAATATTAGAATTAGGATATAGAGGAAATAAAGAAACAATAAATACTATGAAGCAAGAGTTAAATAATAAAGTACAATCTATAATAGATAATGTAATAACCCAAAATATGTCTGAACTTGAAAAAGAGATGGCTATTCATGATTATATAGTTTTAAATACTAAATATGATGAAGAATCTTCAGAAGCTCATATTAGTTCAGAGTTGATTTTTACTTCTTATGGATGTCTTGTAAATAAATTAGCAGTGTGTGATGGTTACGCTAAGGCTATGCAGCTTATATTAAACAAAGTAGGGGTTCATACTATAAGAGTAACAGGAGAGAGTAATGGTATTGGACATGCTTGGAATATAGTTAGGATAAATGGCAAGAACTATCAAGTAGATGCTACTTGGGATGATCCAGTTCCAGACAGTGGATATCTTCGCTATAATTATTTTAATATGACAGATGCAGATATGGCAAAAGACCATAAGTGGGTTAAATCTGATTTCCCTGCTTGTAATGATAATTCTTTTAAATATTTACACAGAGCTAATTATGTAGTTAAAGATTTAGATTATATTTATTATAGTAATGAGGAAGATGATTATAATCTTTATAGAATGAAAATAGATGGAAGCAATAATGAAATGCTTACAGAAGATAGAGCTGTAAATTTAGTTTATTATAATGATTATATATATTTTAGTAATTATTCAGATAATGGAACTTTATATAAAGTAAAGAATGATGGTACAGGATTAGAACAAATTTTGGACAACCATGTAGAGAATTTACATCTTTCAGATGGTTATTTAACTTATTATAATGAAGATCTTTCTAAAGATGATAAAATGAAATTAGAGCAAATAACCTATGAAGTAGAAAATAAAGAGAAGTTTAATGAAATTTTCTCTTCCTACAAAAATTGGGGAGAAGCTAAAGAAGTCCCAAGAAATAAGAGTTGGAATATTAAATTTAATAGAGCTGTAAATACAGAAAGTTTAAAAGACAATGTATACGTAATGGATAGTTCTTTTAATAAAGTAGAAGATATAAATGTAAATGTTAATAATGGAGGCAAAAACATAACAATAACTAAAAAAGATCTTTATAAAAGAGGTGGATTATATTATTTAGTTATAAGTAAACCTATTAAAGATGTAAAAGGAAAAGAAATAAAAGAACCAGTTGTAATGAAATTTAAAGTATATTAG
- a CDS encoding phosphate ABC transporter substrate-binding protein, with amino-acid sequence MKKKLSAMLSVLLASALLFTACGSKQGSNNKEESAKKESGKIMCIGSSTLAPVISKAGDTLKSKHGTWKKMNDKLPDENIEVSVSSGGSGAGVKAALEKTANFGLISREVSKDEKGKMKEYNEIKIGYDALTLSVNPENPILKNKKGLTSGEIQRIFSGEAKTWKDVDPSLPDNKIVLVVRDAGGGAAEVFQKAVMGDKKVSKDAVQAPSMGALTQKVIENKDAIGYASVGLVDQNKGKLTPMEVDGVAPTKENIADGKYKIARPLLLIKDGKLTGVEQSFVDFLKSDEGLKIIDESGFVSIK; translated from the coding sequence ATGAAAAAAAAGCTTAGTGCAATGTTAAGTGTGTTATTAGCATCTGCATTACTTTTTACTGCTTGTGGAAGTAAACAAGGCTCTAATAACAAAGAGGAATCCGCAAAAAAAGAATCAGGTAAAATAATGTGTATAGGTTCTTCAACTTTAGCACCAGTGATTTCTAAGGCAGGGGATACCTTAAAGTCTAAACATGGTACATGGAAAAAGATGAATGATAAACTTCCAGATGAAAACATAGAAGTTTCTGTATCTTCAGGTGGTTCTGGAGCAGGAGTTAAGGCTGCCTTAGAAAAAACAGCTAATTTTGGTTTAATATCTAGAGAAGTTAGTAAAGATGAAAAAGGTAAGATGAAAGAATATAATGAAATAAAAATAGGATATGATGCATTAACACTTTCAGTTAATCCTGAAAATCCAATATTGAAAAATAAAAAAGGTCTTACATCAGGAGAGATTCAAAGAATATTCTCTGGTGAAGCAAAGACTTGGAAAGATGTAGATCCTTCACTTCCAGATAATAAAATAGTACTTGTAGTTAGAGATGCAGGTGGTGGAGCTGCAGAAGTATTCCAAAAGGCTGTTATGGGAGATAAGAAAGTAAGTAAAGATGCTGTACAAGCACCTTCTATGGGAGCATTAACTCAAAAGGTTATAGAAAACAAAGATGCTATAGGATATGCTTCAGTAGGTCTTGTAGATCAAAATAAGGGTAAATTAACACCAATGGAAGTTGATGGAGTAGCCCCAACAAAGGAAAACATAGCTGATGGTAAATATAAAATAGCTAGACCACTTTTACTTATAAAAGACGGTAAACTTACAGGTGTAGAACAATCTTTTGTAGATTTCCTAAAATCTGATGAAGGCTTAAAAATAATTGATGAATCAGGTTTTGTTTCTATAAAGTAA
- a CDS encoding HAD hydrolase family protein: MIFVEIPGRDNLNIKNIVFDYNGTVAEDGIMSLQTKENLKKISEKLKVYIITADTYGNVKKQCEGLPLIVETFPKGNATFYKKSFVEKLGAEETMVIGNGMNDIEMFKVATLSIAVIGEEGCAGKLISESDIVVNSIEKVFSMIQNTNRIVATLRD; this comes from the coding sequence ATGATTTTTGTAGAGATCCCAGGTAGAGATAACCTTAATATTAAAAATATTGTTTTTGATTATAATGGAACAGTAGCAGAAGATGGAATTATGTCTTTACAGACAAAGGAAAACTTAAAAAAAATAAGTGAAAAATTAAAGGTATACATAATAACGGCAGATACTTATGGGAATGTAAAAAAGCAATGTGAAGGACTACCATTAATTGTGGAAACTTTCCCTAAAGGTAATGCAACTTTTTATAAAAAATCCTTTGTAGAAAAATTAGGGGCAGAAGAAACCATGGTAATAGGTAATGGCATGAATGATATAGAAATGTTTAAGGTAGCAACTCTTTCTATAGCTGTAATAGGTGAAGAAGGTTGTGCAGGAAAACTAATATCAGAATCAGATATAGTTGTAAATAGTATAGAAAAGGTGTTTTCTATGATTCAAAATACAAATAGAATAGTGGCAACTTTAAGGGATTAA